The genomic segment TGAGAGGGGCGGCGCAGGTACAACAATTGGAGCAACAGGTTGAGCCTGCGAGCGAAGTTACCGGGGAATTGCCTTCAGAAGAAGGATTATCCAGAGGCAAGTACATACGGGTTATGCCGGAAAAAAGCGCTAAAAGGTTATGGCGAACTGCCTGCCGGGCCGTAGACAGGGCCTACTTGCAGGTGAAACCAGGCACGGGGATATTAAAAACTAGTTTAGAGAAAGAGATAGAGCAAGAAATAGTTGCCAGGCTGCAAGAATTGGCTAATGCCATGCCGGAACCGCAAGGGAAGCCGGCGATTGCTTACCTGCCGGAAGAATTAAAGGAACAGGCAAGGGCTATCGCCGCCGGGCTTCTTAACCGGGAAGAATTGCAGGAAAGGTTGGCGGTAATTGCGGTCAGGAGCCCGGAAAAGGTTGGCCGCCTGCTGGAACACATAACTGAACAGGTAGTAGCCAGGGCCTATGACCTGATACCCCGGGAAATACCAGAAATAGATATGGTGCTCCATCCCGGCAGGGGGTTAAAGGCTGCCTATTGTTTAATAAACGCCAGGGCAGATTGGGTAAAGGATGACAAGAGCGAGGCCTATTGGACGGTAGGCACCATCTACCGGGCTATGGTCCGCCTGGGGGAGAAGGATATGGCCCGCGAGGCGGCAGCAAGGTTTGGCAAGGAAGCGGGATTGAGTGAAGGCGATATAGACCGGGTGATTAACAATGAAATCAAGCGCATGGAAGAGTTTGCCCGCAAGTGCGAGGAGCAGGGCGTGCCTATACCGGGGCATATAAGTAAAAGCGCCTGGCAGCGGCTAACAGAAAACCTGGGGCTGGAAGAACACGAACTCCTCTACCCCTGGTTTGGCATAAAGAGGCCCGGGCCGGAGGATAAACAAAAACAGGAGTTAAGGGAGCAATTAAACGTCCGCCTGGTAGAAGAGCGCATTACCCCGGCTTTAACTGCTATCAGGGAAGCCGGCGACAGGCCGGATGATTCCATGGAACTGCGCTGGACCCTGGTCACCATGACCTCAACCCTGAAAGCCCTGGGGGTGGATGAAGCCAGCCGGGAAGAAATACTACGCGGCTGGTGCCGGCGGGCCGGGGTGGAGATAACGGAAGCCAGGCTGCTGGATATCCTGGACCGGGCAACTATAGGCCAGGATGACCTCTGGCTGGGCAGGTGGAGCTGGGACAGGTTGATGGCCAACCTGGGTATAGATGAGGCACCGCCGGTGCCCTGGGAAATAAATATCCCGCGGCCAATGGTGAGGAATACGGGCATAGCCCATGACGTCTGGAAGGCCGCCTGGCGGGCGCTGGAGCGGGAGCGCACCCGGGCCGAGGCCCAGGCGCAGCTTTTGGCGGAAAGGGACCTGGAGCGCCGCCGGCGAAAGGCCAGAGAAGAAGGAAAGGAGATGGAGAGGTTGTGAAAATCAAATTCCGCCATTTCATTTTGTTGCTCCTAGTTTTATCGGATCTGCTACTTGCCCCGCTGGTGTTAAGGTTGCCTTTATTTCTCAAAGCCCAGGGCTTTAAGACCGGCCTGGAGGCCTGGAAGAAAGAAACCCTGGCCCACCCCCTGACCGGGCCGGCATTACTGGTGCAGGATACAAAGATGCGTAACACCTGGATCTGGCTGCAGCCCGCTTTCGGCGCTACAGCCCTTTCCATTTTGTGGCCGGCCACCAGGCGGAAAAGTAAGGCAAAAGACGATATAGGCGGCCCGGAAGCGGCCGGCCAGGGCCAGCACGGCACGGCCCGGTGGCGGACGAGGAAAGAGATCGCCACCACTTTGACCCCCTGGGATCTAACCGGCAAATCTCCGGGCGGCTTCGTGGTAGGGGCGGAAGAGGGGAACAGGTTTACTGCCTGGCTGGACGCCGGTGATACCCACTGTCTGGTCATCGGGGCCACCCGGAGCGGCAAGTCCCGGCGTATCATCATGCCCACCATCTGGACCCTGGCCAATGCCGGGCAATCCATGCTGGTCACCGACCCCAAGGGCGAGCTTTACGCCATGGCGGCGGGATACCTTAAGCGGCAGGGTTACCGGGTGGTGTTGATCGATTTAAGAGACCCCGGGCGGGGCAGCAGGTGGAACCCCCTGGACCCGGTTATCAAGGCCTTTCAGGAGGGGAATATCCCGGCCGCCAGCCAGGCGGCCTGGGATATAGGCAACATCATCACCCACCAGCAGCCCCACTACGGGGATAGCATCTGGCCCCAGGCCCAGGAGAGCCTGTCGGCGGCTTTAGCCCTGGCGGTGGCGGACCAGGCCCCCGAAGGAACCAAGCACCTGGCCAGTGCCTACGCCCTGCTGACGGAACTGGGCAGCGGCGGCGGAGAAAAGCTGGACGAATACTTCCGGCGTTTCCCCCAGGGCCACCCGGCCCGGGCGGCCTACGGCGTGGCGGCCCTGTCCGAGGACCGGCTGCGTTCCAGTATCTTTACCGGCACGGCAGCGCAGCTAAGGCTCTGGGCCGACCCGGAGGTGGCCTGGCTGACGGCAGTACAGGACCACGACATAACAATCCTCGGGCTGGAAAAAGCAGCGGTGTTCCTGGTGGTGCCCGACGAGAGGAGCACCAGGAACGTCCTGGCCACCCTGTACATTAGCCAGGTGTACCAGGCCCTGGTTGATACCGCCTATAGATGCGGCGGCAGGCTCCCGGTCCGGGTTAATTTCCTCCTGGACGAGATAGGAAACCTACCTCCTGTACCTAATTTTGACCACCGGCTCACGGTTGCGGCCGGGCGGGGGATGCGTTTCCTCCTGGCTATCCAGGATTTAGCCCAATTGAAGGCCAAGTACAAAGAGGCGGCCGGGACCATTACCGGCAATTGCGCCACCTGGGTTTATTTATCTACGACCGATGAAAAGACTGCCGAGACAATCAGCAATATGACGGGCAAATACACGGTGCGGACGGAAAGCTACTCCAGCCAGGTGCGGGCCGCCGATTATTCTTCCGGGACGACGGAAGCCTTAACCGGCAGGCCTTTGCTCTTGCCCGACGAGGTGCGGCGCTGGCCGAAGGGATGGGCTTTAATCCTCCAGGCCCGGGAAAACCCTGCCCGGCTGCCCCTGCCGGATCTTTCGGAGTGGCCCATAGCCGGCGAGTTAAAGCCGGTTGCTATAGATAAGCCTGATCAGGAGGTGATTGCAGCCCCGCCGGTGTGGCTGCCCGGGAAGCCGGCGGGGGGCGGGGAGGCCGTAGTAAAAGAAGACACCGGGCCAGATGTAATATCCAATCTTTGAAAGGAGAGGAGAAAAAATGTTTAAAAAGATTGCTGCGGCCATGAAGAAAGCCGGCCCGTATGTACCTATCATCCTGCTGGCATTCGTTAAAACGGCCTTTGCCGCCGACAGCCAGCCCCAGATCGTCACCGGGGCAGTAAACCTTTTAAACGACGCCACTTCCTGGCTCTTAGGCCTCATTCCGGCCGGGTCCGGGGCGGCAATCGGCTACCACGCCCTGATGAAACAGATGAGCCTCGACGGCGACCCTTCCACGGCCGCCGTCCACAACCGCGCCATGCGGAACGTGCTCATCGGCGGCGCTATCGGCGAATCGGCGGTAGGCATCACCAAAGTTTTCTTAAGCTACTTCAGTTAAACCTTGAAGCAGGCCCGTTTCCCCGGGCCTGCTCCCTTTATGGGGGAGGGGAAGAATTTGGACGTAATCGCTAATTTGATCATCAGCGCCATCAACAAATTCCTGGCAAGCATCATGGAGAACGCCCTGACTTCTTTCGTCTCCTTCACGGGCGAAGAGATGGCCCTGGCGCTGCAGATCCTAAACTCGGCATATGTCGAGAACGCCGTCCACCTGGCCCAGGCGGTGGCGGGGAGTTTGCTGGCCGTCAAAGTCGGGGCGGAAGCGCTGCAGGTTTACATCCTGCACGCCCACGGTGACCCGGGCGCGGACCCCGGGGGCCTTTTGAAGCGCGCCGCCTTTGCCGCGGCCGCCATAGGCTGCGGCCCCTGGGCTGTCAAGACCGTCTACACCTGGGGCAACGAGCTGGCCGTGAGCGTGGCCAACCTCTCGGCGGTGAACCCAAACCCGGTAAACTTTATCGACACCATGGTGTCGCTGGCCACGACGCCTATCCTTATCTTGATCGCCGACCTCGCCGCCCTGATAATCTGGGCGCTGATTTTAATCCAGACCGGCATCCGGGCGGTGGAGGTGGCGGCCCTGGCGGCGGCAGGCCCTTTCATGGCGGTAGGATTGACCCGGGCCGACGAGGGGGTGGCGGCGGTGTGGTGGCGGGAGCTGGTGGTACTTTCCGCGTCGCAGGCCCTGCAGACGTTCCTGCTGAAAGGTTTCCTGGCGACCATCGTGACCTTCACTTTTAATTCCGACATATTGAAGTTGTTTCTCCTTATAGGCTGGCTGTGGGTGGCCTTTAAAACCCCTTCGGTCTTGAGACAGTTCGCCTACCATACCGGCCTGGGAGGGGCTATGGGCCAGGCCGGCCAGACGGCAGGGACATGGTATATCATGCGGCGCGTTTTTACCAGGGGGGTATGAGCTTTGTACCTGATACCGCGGAATGTCACGGCCAAATTCGAGTTCTTCCCCGGCTTCGGCTGGTTTGAGCTGGCGTCCGTAGTGGCCGGGGCTTTGGTCGGACTGGGGCTCTTTTTCTTTTCCGGCCTGATTACCAAATCGATAATCCGCTTCGTCCTCTTCGTCCTGCCGCCGGGATTGGCCTTCTTCGTCACCAAACAGGGGCCTAACGGCCAGAGCCTCCTGGACCTCATACAGCAGTGGCGGCGCTGGTCTATGGCCCAGCGGCGGTATCTTTACGTGGGAAAGAGTAAGTAAAGGTAAGACCAAGATTATGGGGGATTATGTCCGTAAAGGGGAGAGGATTTTGTCTGATGTTAAAAGACGCTTGTTTTTACTAAGGTGGATAGTATATTCCCTATTATTAGCATTGAGTGCTCCTGTTTTATTGTGGGTTGGTCTAAGAATTTTAGCTGTTATGGTTTCGCTTATGGCAATGATATCGGTTTTAACAGTATCCATTTTACTAGTATTGAGACTATGATAAATGCAATGGTTAACCTAAGGATGATAGCCATTTCCATGAGTATATACCACCAAATAGAAAATCGCTACAAAGTAAAACTCAGAGGATAACTGATTGCTATTTCTATTCTTTATGGGTTTTTCCTGCAAATTGAAGGGAGAGTAAGTATATGGTTTTTAAATTATCGGGAAAAAAGAAACCTGCCAAACAGCAGCAGGTTGACCAGATTCAGGCGGCCCGGAAGGCGGTCCAGGACTGGCTGCCCTGGAAAGATATCGCCGGCGGGGTAATAACCAGGAAAGACGGGCAGGTGGTGGCCGTATTGAAGGTTGAGCCCTTTAACCTGGCCCTTAAATCGGAGAATGAGAAGATGCGCGTCATTACCGCTGTCCACGAAGCCCTGAACGGCCAGCGGGAGGCCTTCCAAATCCTTTCTCTGGGCCGACCGGTGGACCTGGACGCCTACCTGCGGGGCCTGCAGGACCTGGCCCGGGAAGCATCTAACCCGGTTCGGAAGAAGCTGCTGCAGGAGTATACCCGCTACGTGTCCACCTTGGTGGCCAGCGGGGAGGCGCTGGAGAGGCGGTATTATATCCTGCTCCCGGGGAAGGAACAAATAGAAGTCCTGCAAAGGGCGCACGAGCTGGCCGGCAACCTGGAACGGTCCGGCCTGAAGGTGAGGGTCTGCGGCGACCAGGAGATCATCGACCTGGTCTTTGTTTTTACCCATCCCGCCCAGGCGGCCTTCGAGCGGCCGCCAGCGCCGGGGCCGTATTTGCCGCCAATAGTTAATGGGTGATTATAATTAAATCCTCCATGGGGTAATGCTTTTCATTTGCCGTTACCAGGGCCAGGTTGTTGCGGAGGGCTACGGCTGCTATGAGGGTATCAGGCAGGCTAAAGGTAATACCCATTCTGGTATAGGTGTAGCGCCAGCGGCCGGCCAGGCGGGAGGATTCGTAGTCTATGGGGTAAAACTTCAGGCTGGACAGAAACTGTTCTACTACGGGCAGCTCATTTTCCCTGGCCCCCGAAAAAACCTCAGCCACAGTTACCGGGCAGGCGGCCAGGTGCGCCTTTTCGGCAAGGACTTCCAGGAGGGCCAGGGTGTGTTTGTTGCCCCGCAGGAAATCAATCAAGGCCGTGGTGTCCAGTAGAAAGCCTTTGACCCGGGTTTTATTTTTCATCCGGCGACCACCCGGCCAGCCTTTTTTCTGCTTCCCGGCGCAGGTTTCTCACCCACGCTTCAATGCTTTCCCGATCCCGAAATTCCGGGTATTTTTCAGGATTAAATACACCCTGGCATTCCTTAATGGCTTCGGTTTGCTTCAACCGCAGGAGAGCTTCTTCGGTGGCCCTGATAATGAAGTCGCTTTGCCTACCTCGCCGCACATACTTGCTTAAGTCCCGGGCGAGAGATTCGGGAAATCTGATAGCTTTGAGACGCGTTTTTTCAGCCATATTAAGACCTCCCGGGGATTTGCTATACATTGAGTATAACATAAAAGGGGTGATTAGGTAAATGAGTAGATCGAAAACGCAAACCCAACAAACATCTGTCTTATCTGGTCTTCTTGACGTTCTCTCCCCCCAGGCACTGGACTTCGGGGCCAGGCAGATAACTTTCGGCGAGCAACTGGCCAGGGCGATGGTCATAACCGACTATCCCCCGCGGGTAGGCCCGGCATGGCTGGCCCGGGTGGCCGGGATGCCGGGAGTGGCGGCTTCCATCCACGTGAATCCTACCGACCCTGCGAACCTGGTGCTTTCCATCAACAGGGCCATAGGCGAGTACACCGGGCGTTTGGAGCTGGGCGGCAACGCCCTGGTGATGCAGCGGACGGAACATGCCCTGAAGGACGCCCAGGAACTGCTTAAGAAAATCGACCAGGAACAGCAGCAGGTATTTTACGTGACCGTGGTCCTCCTGATCCTGGCCCATGATCAGGAAACCCTGGACCGGAGGACCAGGCAGGTTGAAGCGGCCCTGGCCGCAGCCGGTATGCGTGGGAGGGCGGCGGTCTTCAGGCAGGAAGAGGGCCTGAAGGCGGCGGGGCCGTGGGCGGTATTGCCTTCCGGCATTAAGGACGCAGGGGCCAGGAACATGCCGGCGGAGACGGTGGCCGCCAGTTTTCCTTTTACAGCAAGCGGCATTAACGACGGCAGCGGCGTGGTCCTGGGCCGCGACCGGGACGGGGGACTTGTGCTGGTGGACATCTGGCAGCGGGGCGGGGACAGGACGAACTCCAACTGGACCGTCCTGGCCAAGCCCGGGGCCGGCAAGTCCTTTGCGGTGAAGATGCTGATCTTGCGGGAACTGGCCCGGGGGGCCAGGGTGATCATCATCGACCCGGAACGGGAGTACCGGGAGATGTGCCGCCTCCTTAATGGCGCCTGGATCAACTGCGCCGGGGGCAAAGGGCGCATCAACCCCTTACAGGTGCGTCCTGTCCCTGTTGACGATGAAGAAGGGGAAGAAGATAAGGTAACCGCCAGGGGACCCCTGGCCCTGCACCTGCAGACCCTGCGGACCTTCTTTTCCCTATATCTCAGGGATTTAAGCGACCTGGAGAGGGCGGCATTAGAAGAAGCCCTGGTGGAAGTCTACCGCCAGGCCGGTGTCGGCTGGCAGACCGACCCGGCGGAAATAACTGCGGAGAATTGGCCCACGCCAAAAGAGCTTTACGCCTATGTCGCCGCCAAAGCGGGGGAAAAACCAGAAACCTACGGCCGCCTGGCGGTCCTGTTGCGCCGGGCGGCGGAAGGGGCCGACGCCTCTTTGTGGGCCGGGCCGACTACGGCGTCCGCCGATAACGATTTAATCGTCCTGGATGTCCACGACCTGCAGAACGCCGATGACGCCGTAAGGAGGGCGCAGTATTTCAACGTTTTAAGTTTTGCCTGGCACCAGATCGAGAAGGACCGCCAGGAGAGGACCCTGCTGGTGGTGGACGAGGCCTGGTTGCTGGTGGATCCTCAGACGCCCCAGGCCCTGGCCTTCTTAAGGGATACCTCGAAACGCATTAGAAAATACATGGGCGGCCTGGTGGTCATTTCCCAGAACGTAATCGACTTCCTGGCCCCGGAGGTGGCCCGCCACGGCCAGGCGCTCCTGGACAACCCAACATACAAGCTCTTACTTGCCCAGGGAGAGAAAGACCTGGAGGCCATCACCACCCTGATGAACCTCTCGGAAGCGGAGCATGACCTTCTAGCCAGCGCCAAACGCGGGGAAGGCCTGCTGGTGGCAGGAACCCAGCGGGTGCAGGTAAGGATCGAGGCCGCGCCTTACGAGATGCCGTACCTTACGGGAGGCGGCCAGTGATGGCCGCCCCGGCAGGACTTATTGCCCGTGTCGTCCTGGCCCTCCTGCCGGAGCCAGAGAAGGCCGTCAAGTGGGTGCTGGTGATACTCCTTGTCCCGGCCGCCCTGCTGGTCCTGTTTTTCGCCGGGCCGGTCGTCGTCTGGGAACGGGTGCCCATCGCGTCCCCGGAGCAGGTGATGATCTACGTCCGGGCCGCCAGGGAGGTGTCGGCCATGACGGTTACCCCGTGCGACAGCGGCGTAACCGTAGACTGGCAGCCCTTGCTGGCGATAGACGCGGTGAGGCTGGAACAGGACTTCAGCAAGGCCAATCCGGACAAAGCGGAGGAACTGGCCAGGATGTTCATAGAAAAGGCGGGGTACTGCGAGGTGTGCGACTATAGCGTAGACCCGCCAGAGTGCAGCAAGTTTCCTGTCTACCGGCTGAGGCCACTGGAGGATGTGCTTGAAGACCTGGAATTTTCCCGTGAACAAAGAGAAAAAGTGGAGAACATCCTGCAGGTTGACCTGTCTTTCCTCCTGGGGCAGGAGAACGCCGTGCCGCCGGGGTGGACGCCGGCGGAGAAAGAGCTTAAATGGCCCGTGCCCGGCGTCTTTACCGTGACATCCGGCTACGGATACAGGCTGGACCCGGTGGAAGGAGGCATGAGCTTCCACACCGGCGTAGACATCGCCGCGCCGGTGGGCACGCCGGTCCAGGCCGCCGTTGATGGCGTGGTGGCCAAAGCAGGATGGTCCGGGAACTTCGGCTATGCCGTCTATATCCGGCACGGCAGCATAATGACCATTTACGCCCACCTGTCGCATATAACCGTGCAGGAAGGGCAGCAGGTGGACGCGGGAGAAGTCATCGCCTATTCGGGCAACACGGGCAAGAGCACCGGGCCGCACTTGCACTTTGAGGTGAGGGTGATGGGCCTGCCTGTTGACCCGCTAAATTTCTACAAATAAAGAATGGAGGGAAGAAGATGGACGAAGCCGGCAAATACGAACATGCTGCCAGGATCTATGCCGCCCACCTGGAGGCGGCAGACCTGGCCAGGAAAAACGCCGGAGCGGCCAGGCAAGCCCTGGCCCTGGCGGACCCCGGGAACCCGGCGCTAAAGGTGCCGCTGAAGGAATATGCCTTGCTGAAGGCCCAGCCCCTTTTGCTGCTGGCGGAAATTCTTTTTGGAGGGAACCGGGAGGTACCACGGCAGGCCATCACCCCAGAATTGGTCCTCCTGGCCGGAACGGTTGCCGTAGGGCAGGGGTATAGCACGGAAAGGGTAATTACGGTGGTGAAAAGGCTTATAGAAAGGGAAAGAAGGGGGTTGTAGGGGTTAAAATATTTAATTCCTCCCTGGAGGTGACAAAATGAAGTTTGGTGAGATTTTTATTGGGGATGTTCGCGTTGGCTGGAACAGGGTTACTCACCGCGTGTTTTGCTGTATTGAAAACGCCTTACTTGATAAAGTGATGCCAACTCTAAAGCAGACAATAACCCAATACGCTTGCGAAAACCAGGTTCCGTTAATTGCTTCCACAGCAAAAAAAATTACTTTTGCCAACCATGAGTTTACTTTAGAAAACTTTTTAAGGTATATCGACGACACCCACCCAATTAACGCTTTTATTTTCTTAATTGAACCGGAAAGCGTAATGGATGAAAATAAGGCAAGGGTTTTGTTGGCATTATGGA from the Moorella sp. E308F genome contains:
- the mobP3 gene encoding MobP3 family relaxase; the protein is MSKSVVIVNVAYYQPGTKKMGNNYNHIRYIATKPEADRGDPEAYRIGDEDYPVERGTAARHVKYAAERPGSSGLFGPEGEPVPGWQEVGSKLAQHNLPVWRVIVSLRQDDAERLGLVEREKWQVAIENGVNSAIKAMHLDPDHARWVAAFHRKEGHPHCHMVIWEEEHSTARRQGYLEPGERKGVFRSFAREVFREERDRLTAEKTAIRDAIRELAGNDITKVMEFMSEVKQARLEARALMGANPKMLPVLTAGREDELGGRLLDLARLMPGKGRIALAYMPGEVKVRAREIADWILKQPGFSQSAGRYQELARQLASHYTMQPGDLDDAARKAYDDIRDRVAQVVLRGAAQVQQLEQQVEPASEVTGELPSEEGLSRGKYIRVMPEKSAKRLWRTACRAVDRAYLQVKPGTGILKTSLEKEIEQEIVARLQELANAMPEPQGKPAIAYLPEELKEQARAIAAGLLNREELQERLAVIAVRSPEKVGRLLEHITEQVVARAYDLIPREIPEIDMVLHPGRGLKAAYCLINARADWVKDDKSEAYWTVGTIYRAMVRLGEKDMAREAAARFGKEAGLSEGDIDRVINNEIKRMEEFARKCEEQGVPIPGHISKSAWQRLTENLGLEEHELLYPWFGIKRPGPEDKQKQELREQLNVRLVEERITPALTAIREAGDRPDDSMELRWTLVTMTSTLKALGVDEASREEILRGWCRRAGVEITEARLLDILDRATIGQDDLWLGRWSWDRLMANLGIDEAPPVPWEINIPRPMVRNTGIAHDVWKAAWRALERERTRAEAQAQLLAERDLERRRRKAREEGKEMERL
- a CDS encoding VirD4-like conjugal transfer protein, CD1115 family, whose amino-acid sequence is MKFRHFILLLLVLSDLLLAPLVLRLPLFLKAQGFKTGLEAWKKETLAHPLTGPALLVQDTKMRNTWIWLQPAFGATALSILWPATRRKSKAKDDIGGPEAAGQGQHGTARWRTRKEIATTLTPWDLTGKSPGGFVVGAEEGNRFTAWLDAGDTHCLVIGATRSGKSRRIIMPTIWTLANAGQSMLVTDPKGELYAMAAGYLKRQGYRVVLIDLRDPGRGSRWNPLDPVIKAFQEGNIPAASQAAWDIGNIITHQQPHYGDSIWPQAQESLSAALALAVADQAPEGTKHLASAYALLTELGSGGGEKLDEYFRRFPQGHPARAAYGVAALSEDRLRSSIFTGTAAQLRLWADPEVAWLTAVQDHDITILGLEKAAVFLVVPDERSTRNVLATLYISQVYQALVDTAYRCGGRLPVRVNFLLDEIGNLPPVPNFDHRLTVAAGRGMRFLLAIQDLAQLKAKYKEAAGTITGNCATWVYLSTTDEKTAETISNMTGKYTVRTESYSSQVRAADYSSGTTEALTGRPLLLPDEVRRWPKGWALILQARENPARLPLPDLSEWPIAGELKPVAIDKPDQEVIAAPPVWLPGKPAGGGEAVVKEDTGPDVISNL
- a CDS encoding conjugal transfer protein TrbL family protein, giving the protein MDVIANLIISAINKFLASIMENALTSFVSFTGEEMALALQILNSAYVENAVHLAQAVAGSLLAVKVGAEALQVYILHAHGDPGADPGGLLKRAAFAAAAIGCGPWAVKTVYTWGNELAVSVANLSAVNPNPVNFIDTMVSLATTPILILIADLAALIIWALILIQTGIRAVEVAALAAAGPFMAVGLTRADEGVAAVWWRELVVLSASQALQTFLLKGFLATIVTFTFNSDILKLFLLIGWLWVAFKTPSVLRQFAYHTGLGGAMGQAGQTAGTWYIMRRVFTRGV
- a CDS encoding PrgI family mobile element protein — encoded protein: MYLIPRNVTAKFEFFPGFGWFELASVVAGALVGLGLFFFSGLITKSIIRFVLFVLPPGLAFFVTKQGPNGQSLLDLIQQWRRWSMAQRRYLYVGKSK
- a CDS encoding conjugal transfer protein TraC, encoding MVFKLSGKKKPAKQQQVDQIQAARKAVQDWLPWKDIAGGVITRKDGQVVAVLKVEPFNLALKSENEKMRVITAVHEALNGQREAFQILSLGRPVDLDAYLRGLQDLAREASNPVRKKLLQEYTRYVSTLVASGEALERRYYILLPGKEQIEVLQRAHELAGNLERSGLKVRVCGDQEIIDLVFVFTHPAQAAFERPPAPGPYLPPIVNG
- a CDS encoding type II toxin-antitoxin system VapC family toxin, with amino-acid sequence MKNKTRVKGFLLDTTALIDFLRGNKHTLALLEVLAEKAHLAACPVTVAEVFSGARENELPVVEQFLSSLKFYPIDYESSRLAGRWRYTYTRMGITFSLPDTLIAAVALRNNLALVTANEKHYPMEDLIIITH
- a CDS encoding VirB4 family type IV secretion system protein, with the translated sequence MSRSKTQTQQTSVLSGLLDVLSPQALDFGARQITFGEQLARAMVITDYPPRVGPAWLARVAGMPGVAASIHVNPTDPANLVLSINRAIGEYTGRLELGGNALVMQRTEHALKDAQELLKKIDQEQQQVFYVTVVLLILAHDQETLDRRTRQVEAALAAAGMRGRAAVFRQEEGLKAAGPWAVLPSGIKDAGARNMPAETVAASFPFTASGINDGSGVVLGRDRDGGLVLVDIWQRGGDRTNSNWTVLAKPGAGKSFAVKMLILRELARGARVIIIDPEREYREMCRLLNGAWINCAGGKGRINPLQVRPVPVDDEEGEEDKVTARGPLALHLQTLRTFFSLYLRDLSDLERAALEEALVEVYRQAGVGWQTDPAEITAENWPTPKELYAYVAAKAGEKPETYGRLAVLLRRAAEGADASLWAGPTTASADNDLIVLDVHDLQNADDAVRRAQYFNVLSFAWHQIEKDRQERTLLVVDEAWLLVDPQTPQALAFLRDTSKRIRKYMGGLVVISQNVIDFLAPEVARHGQALLDNPTYKLLLAQGEKDLEAITTLMNLSEAEHDLLASAKRGEGLLVAGTQRVQVRIEAAPYEMPYLTGGGQ
- a CDS encoding M23 family metallopeptidase produces the protein MAAPAGLIARVVLALLPEPEKAVKWVLVILLVPAALLVLFFAGPVVVWERVPIASPEQVMIYVRAAREVSAMTVTPCDSGVTVDWQPLLAIDAVRLEQDFSKANPDKAEELARMFIEKAGYCEVCDYSVDPPECSKFPVYRLRPLEDVLEDLEFSREQREKVENILQVDLSFLLGQENAVPPGWTPAEKELKWPVPGVFTVTSGYGYRLDPVEGGMSFHTGVDIAAPVGTPVQAAVDGVVAKAGWSGNFGYAVYIRHGSIMTIYAHLSHITVQEGQQVDAGEVIAYSGNTGKSTGPHLHFEVRVMGLPVDPLNFYK